ACAATATATGATTTATGTGTAAGTCTATCTATTATTGCAGCTGTCATTACTGGATCTTTAAATATTTCATCCCACCTTTCAAATGATAAATTTGTAGTTATTATTGTAGATTTTCTTCCTGCTCTTAAGGAAAGATAGGTGAATAAGAGCTCAGAGGCTTCTTTATCAAAAGAAATATATCCAAGTTCATCTGCTATTATCAAATCATATTTCTCAAATT
This region of Clostridiisalibacter paucivorans DSM 22131 genomic DNA includes:
- a CDS encoding ATP-binding protein, with amino-acid sequence FEKYDLIIADELGYISFDKEASELLFTYLSLRAGRKSTIITTNLSFERWDEIFKDPVMTAAIIDRLTHKSYIVNMNGNSYRLKETKLWLEKQ